A part of Saccopteryx bilineata isolate mSacBil1 chromosome 10, mSacBil1_pri_phased_curated, whole genome shotgun sequence genomic DNA contains:
- the HEMK1 gene encoding MTRF1L release factor glutamine methyltransferase isoform X2 encodes MLWALLTGLGRRGGSRGWAFSSWRPHLPQAGLLSATELVSRWAAVFEERGIPEARESSEYIVAHVLGAKTFQSLRPVLRTQPLTPWQLQCIQDLSSLRLQRMPVQYILGEWDFQGLSLKMAPPVFIPRPETEELVEWVLEEVARRPCVAEARGGPRILEVGCGSGAVSLSLLSRLPQSRVIAVDKGEAAICLTHENAQRLQLRDRIRIIPLDVTSEGSWAHLLPWGPLDLVVSNPPYIFHQDMEQLAPEILSYEDPAALDGGEKGMDIIMHVLALAPRLLKDSGSIFLEVDPRHPELIGSWLQSRPDLSLDLVAARKDFCGSP; translated from the exons ATGCTGTGGGCACTCCTGACTggtctggggaggaggggaggcagtagGGGCTGGGCCTTCAGTTCCTGGCGACCCCATCTGCCACAGGCTGGGTTGTTGAGTGCCACAGAGCTGGTCAGCCGATGGGCAGCGGTCTTTGAGGAGAGGGGCATCCCCGAGGCCCGTGAATCCAGTGAGTACATCGTGGCTCATGTCCTTGGAGCCAAAACA TTTCAGAGCCTGAGGCCAGTACTTCGGACTCAGCCCCTGACCCCTTGGCAACTTCAGTGCATCCAGGACCTGAGTAGCCTCCGATTGCAAAG GATGCCTGTGCAGTACATCCTTGGTGAGTGGGACTTCCAGGGGCTCAGTCTGAAGATGGCACCCCCAGTGTTCATCCCTCGGCCAGAAACAGAG GAGCTGGTTGAGTGGGTGCTGGAGGAGGTGGCCCGGAGGCCCTGTGTGGCGGAAGCCCGCGGTGGCCCCCGCATCTTGGAGGTGGGCTGTGGGTCAGGAGCCGTCTCCCTCAGCCTGCTGAGCCGGCTGCCGCAG AGCCGAGTCATTGCAGTGGATAAGGGAGAAGCCGCCATCTGCCTAACCCACGAGAACGCTCAGAG GCTTCAGTTGCGAGACAGGATTCGGATCATCCCCCTGGATGTGACCTCAG AGGGGAGCTGGGCACACCTTCTGCCCTGGGGCCCCCTAGACCTGGTCGTCAGCAACCCGCCCTACATCTTCCACCAGGACATGGAGCAGCTGGCCCCCGAGATCCTCAG CTATGAAGACCCGGCAGCCTTGGACGGTGGAGAGAAGGGCATGGACATCATTATGcatgtcctggccctggccccccGGCTCCTGAAGGACTCTGG AAGCATCTTCTTAGAAGTGGACCCAAGACACCCAGAGCTCATTGGCAGCTGGCTTCAGAGCCGGCCCGATCTGTCCCTCGATCTCGTGGCTGCGCGCAAAGACTTCTGTGGGAG CCCCTAG
- the HEMK1 gene encoding MTRF1L release factor glutamine methyltransferase isoform X1, protein MLWALLTGLGRRGGSRGWAFSSWRPHLPQAGLLSATELVSRWAAVFEERGIPEARESSEYIVAHVLGAKTFQSLRPVLRTQPLTPWQLQCIQDLSSLRLQRMPVQYILGEWDFQGLSLKMAPPVFIPRPETEELVEWVLEEVARRPCVAEARGGPRILEVGCGSGAVSLSLLSRLPQSRVIAVDKGEAAICLTHENAQRLQLRDRIRIIPLDVTSEGSWAHLLPWGPLDLVVSNPPYIFHQDMEQLAPEILSYEDPAALDGGEKGMDIIMHVLALAPRLLKDSGSIFLEVDPRHPELIGSWLQSRPDLSLDLVAARKDFCGRPRFLHIRRSGSQGGCPVDALSGPQPARAPG, encoded by the exons ATGCTGTGGGCACTCCTGACTggtctggggaggaggggaggcagtagGGGCTGGGCCTTCAGTTCCTGGCGACCCCATCTGCCACAGGCTGGGTTGTTGAGTGCCACAGAGCTGGTCAGCCGATGGGCAGCGGTCTTTGAGGAGAGGGGCATCCCCGAGGCCCGTGAATCCAGTGAGTACATCGTGGCTCATGTCCTTGGAGCCAAAACA TTTCAGAGCCTGAGGCCAGTACTTCGGACTCAGCCCCTGACCCCTTGGCAACTTCAGTGCATCCAGGACCTGAGTAGCCTCCGATTGCAAAG GATGCCTGTGCAGTACATCCTTGGTGAGTGGGACTTCCAGGGGCTCAGTCTGAAGATGGCACCCCCAGTGTTCATCCCTCGGCCAGAAACAGAG GAGCTGGTTGAGTGGGTGCTGGAGGAGGTGGCCCGGAGGCCCTGTGTGGCGGAAGCCCGCGGTGGCCCCCGCATCTTGGAGGTGGGCTGTGGGTCAGGAGCCGTCTCCCTCAGCCTGCTGAGCCGGCTGCCGCAG AGCCGAGTCATTGCAGTGGATAAGGGAGAAGCCGCCATCTGCCTAACCCACGAGAACGCTCAGAG GCTTCAGTTGCGAGACAGGATTCGGATCATCCCCCTGGATGTGACCTCAG AGGGGAGCTGGGCACACCTTCTGCCCTGGGGCCCCCTAGACCTGGTCGTCAGCAACCCGCCCTACATCTTCCACCAGGACATGGAGCAGCTGGCCCCCGAGATCCTCAG CTATGAAGACCCGGCAGCCTTGGACGGTGGAGAGAAGGGCATGGACATCATTATGcatgtcctggccctggccccccGGCTCCTGAAGGACTCTGG AAGCATCTTCTTAGAAGTGGACCCAAGACACCCAGAGCTCATTGGCAGCTGGCTTCAGAGCCGGCCCGATCTGTCCCTCGATCTCGTGGCTGCGCGCAAAGACTTCTGTGGGAG GCCTCGGTTCCTGCATATACGGAGGTCTGGGTCGCAGGGGGGCTGCCCTGTGGACGCCTTGTCAGGACCCCAGCCTGCCAGAGCGCCCGGGTGA
- the HEMK1 gene encoding MTRF1L release factor glutamine methyltransferase isoform X3, whose amino-acid sequence MPVQYILGEWDFQGLSLKMAPPVFIPRPETEELVEWVLEEVARRPCVAEARGGPRILEVGCGSGAVSLSLLSRLPQSRVIAVDKGEAAICLTHENAQRLQLRDRIRIIPLDVTSEGSWAHLLPWGPLDLVVSNPPYIFHQDMEQLAPEILSYEDPAALDGGEKGMDIIMHVLALAPRLLKDSGSIFLEVDPRHPELIGSWLQSRPDLSLDLVAARKDFCGRPRFLHIRRSGSQGGCPVDALSGPQPARAPG is encoded by the exons ATGCCTGTGCAGTACATCCTTGGTGAGTGGGACTTCCAGGGGCTCAGTCTGAAGATGGCACCCCCAGTGTTCATCCCTCGGCCAGAAACAGAG GAGCTGGTTGAGTGGGTGCTGGAGGAGGTGGCCCGGAGGCCCTGTGTGGCGGAAGCCCGCGGTGGCCCCCGCATCTTGGAGGTGGGCTGTGGGTCAGGAGCCGTCTCCCTCAGCCTGCTGAGCCGGCTGCCGCAG AGCCGAGTCATTGCAGTGGATAAGGGAGAAGCCGCCATCTGCCTAACCCACGAGAACGCTCAGAG GCTTCAGTTGCGAGACAGGATTCGGATCATCCCCCTGGATGTGACCTCAG AGGGGAGCTGGGCACACCTTCTGCCCTGGGGCCCCCTAGACCTGGTCGTCAGCAACCCGCCCTACATCTTCCACCAGGACATGGAGCAGCTGGCCCCCGAGATCCTCAG CTATGAAGACCCGGCAGCCTTGGACGGTGGAGAGAAGGGCATGGACATCATTATGcatgtcctggccctggccccccGGCTCCTGAAGGACTCTGG AAGCATCTTCTTAGAAGTGGACCCAAGACACCCAGAGCTCATTGGCAGCTGGCTTCAGAGCCGGCCCGATCTGTCCCTCGATCTCGTGGCTGCGCGCAAAGACTTCTGTGGGAG GCCTCGGTTCCTGCATATACGGAGGTCTGGGTCGCAGGGGGGCTGCCCTGTGGACGCCTTGTCAGGACCCCAGCCTGCCAGAGCGCCCGGGTGA
- the C10H3orf18 gene encoding uncharacterized protein C3orf18 homolog isoform X1, translated as MNSRILSARGWFSTRPPTSEPDLEPATDGAASETSTLSPEATSFNDTRMPDVGSGTAGVGTMLLSFGIITVIGLAVAMVLYIRKKKRLEKLRHQLMPMYNFDPTEEQDELEQELLEHGRDAASTQALQSKTTLPSQGPLQRPSRLVFTDVANAIHA; from the exons ATGAACTCCAGGATCCTGTCTGCTAGGGGCTGGTTCAGCACCCGCCCACCCACCTCTGAGCCTGACCTCGAGCCTGCCACAGATGGGGCAGCCTCGGAGACCTCCACCCTCAGCCCAGAAGCTACCAGCTTTAATGATACCAGAATGCCTGATGTGGGTAGTGGCACAGCCGGCGTGGGCACAATGCTTCTGTCCTTCGGGATCATCACAGTGATTGGCCTGGCTGTGGCTATG GTTTTGTACATCAGGAAGAAGAAGAG gcTGGAGAAGCTACGCCACCAGCTCATGCCCATGTACAACTTCGACCCCACAGAGGAACAAGATGAACTAGAGCAGGAGCTGCTGGAGCACGGGCGGGACGCCGCCTCTACGCAGGCGCTGCAAAGCAAG ACCACTCTCCCATCTCAGGGCCCACTGCAAAGGCCCAGCCGGCTGGTATTCACCGACGTAGCCAATGCCATCCACGCGTGA
- the C10H3orf18 gene encoding uncharacterized protein C3orf18 homolog isoform X2 has translation MNSRILSARGWFSTRPPTSEPDLEPATDGAASETSTLSPEATSFNDTRMPDVGSGTAGVGTMLLSFGIITVIGLAVAMVLYIRKKKRLEKLRHQLMPMYNFDPTEEQDELEQELLEHGRDAASTQALQSKPCAGAGVAEVNPAQLGDMMHA, from the exons ATGAACTCCAGGATCCTGTCTGCTAGGGGCTGGTTCAGCACCCGCCCACCCACCTCTGAGCCTGACCTCGAGCCTGCCACAGATGGGGCAGCCTCGGAGACCTCCACCCTCAGCCCAGAAGCTACCAGCTTTAATGATACCAGAATGCCTGATGTGGGTAGTGGCACAGCCGGCGTGGGCACAATGCTTCTGTCCTTCGGGATCATCACAGTGATTGGCCTGGCTGTGGCTATG GTTTTGTACATCAGGAAGAAGAAGAG gcTGGAGAAGCTACGCCACCAGCTCATGCCCATGTACAACTTCGACCCCACAGAGGAACAAGATGAACTAGAGCAGGAGCTGCTGGAGCACGGGCGGGACGCCGCCTCTACGCAGGCGCTGCAAAGCAAG ccctgtgCTGGGGCTGGGGTTGCAGAGGTGAACCCTGCTCAGCTGGGAGACATGATGCATGCATAA